A part of Fusarium oxysporum Fo47 chromosome III, complete sequence genomic DNA contains:
- a CDS encoding P-loop containing nucleoside triphosphate hydrolase protein, with protein MATTVDKIKDIEAEMAKTQKNKATSYHLGQLKAKLAKLKRELLTPSGGGGGGGAGFDVARTGVASIGFIGFPSVGKSTLMSRLTGQHSEAAAYEFTTLTSVPGQVVYNGAPLQIIDLPGIIEGAKDGRGRGRQVIAVAKTCHLIFIVLDVNKPLTDKRVIEAELEGFGIRINKEPPNITFRKKDKGGLNITSTVPLTHIDHGEIKAVMSEYRINSADITIRCDATVDDLIDVLEAKSRSYIPVVYCLNKIDSISIEELDLLYRIPNAVPISSEHGWNIDELMEAMWDKLNLVRVYTKPKGKQPDYSQPVVLRSTRCTVEDFCNAIHRSITEVFKTAIVYGKSVKHQPQRVGLAHELCDEDVGRLPRSLRQRPSTPAAASRQIENGRDK; from the exons ATGGCGACTACAGTGGACAAG ATCAAAGATATTGAGGCCGAA ATGGCCAAAAcccagaagaacaaggcgaCTTCGTACCATTTGGGTCAGCTTAAGGCCAAGTTGGCCAAGCTCAAGCGCGAACTGTTGACTCCCAGCGGCGGAGGTGGTGGCGGAGGTGCTGGTTTCGATGTGGCCAGAACAGGCGTAGCCAGTATTGGCTTCATCGGCTTCCCTTCGGTGGGCAAGAGTACGCTCATGAGCAGACTGACAGGCCAACACTCGGAGGCTGCCGCCTACGAATTCACCACCTTGACCTCTGTGCCTGGTCAAGTTGTCTATAACG GTGCCCCCTTGCAGATTATTGACCTTCCCGGTATCATTGAGGGTGCCAAGGATGGCCGAGGTCGAGGTCGACAAGTCATCGCCGTCGCTAAGACATGCCATCTGATCTTCATTGTGCTGGATGTCAATAAGCCTCTGACGGATAAGCGGGTGATTGAGGCGGAACTCGAGGGTTTCGGAATCCGTATCAATAAGGAACCCCCCAACATCACCTTCAGGAAGAAGGACAAGGGTGGCCTCAATATCACCAGCACTGTACCCCTGACACATATCGACCACGGCGAGATTAAGGCTGTCATGAGCGAATATCGCATCAATTCTGCGGACATTACAATCCGGTGTGACGCTACCGTTGATGACCTGATCGACGTTCTCGAGGCAAAGAGCAGAAG TTATATTCCCGTTGTCTACTGTCTGAACAAGATTGATTCCATTAGCattgaggagcttgaccttctctATCGAATTCCCAATGCTGTCCCCATCAGTTCCGAGCACGGATGGAACATTGATGAGCTGATGGAGGCCATGTGGGACAAGCTAAACCTTGTCCGCGTGTACACAAAGCCCAAGGGCAAGCAGCCTGATTACTCTCAGCCTGTCGTGCTCCGATCTACGCGCTGCACTGTTGAAGATTTT TGCAACGCCATTCACCGAAGCATTACGGAAGTTTTCAAGACGGCCATCGTTTATGGCAAGTCAGTCAAGCATCAGCCTCAACGCGTTGGCCTGGCTCACGAACTGtgtgatgaggatgttggtAGGTTACCCCGGAGTCTCCGACAACGACCCTCGaccccagcagcagcctcaagacAGATTGAGAATGGGAGGGACAAGTAG